The nucleotide window ataaatagaCATAAAATTTGACCTTAaatagaaaagattaaaaaagaaatccaATAAATGTTCAAGCACAAAGGGGAATAAATATGAGAAAGCTGGAAGCTAGTGTTTTGTAAAACGCTACTTAAAGTAGcatttcaaaaaatgttaaaaagttataaaaaaaaagctcgtttatcaaacaatcaaataagtttttcagTTTTCAGCTACTAAAAAAAGCTAGAACCTAGCTGAAATGTCTTGTCAAACACACTCATGGGCATAGGAGATGGTTTTAGAAGAGAGTTTAATATGTACTCAGACAATTGGTCAACTGATTTGGATCTTTGAATTTTGGTTGGATTTAGCGTACTCCTACTGGgacatgattaatttttaacagTTACTTGGCACATGCTGCTcatggttttattatttttctcagcAAATGTTACATGTTCGCTTGCTAGTCCACTCTGACAATTTTGGAATTATGGATGTAGGCTGGTAAGATATTGATATTGTTAGTATTATCAATTATGGTCTAACTGCAGTGGTTTAGCCTTCCCTAGGGGGACCGATTGATAGATAGAAGTTTTGTCTAGACAAGATAGCACTTTGGAGGTTAATAATTGAAACGTATGTGATATGCGGGATGGCTGCAAATAGTAGGGCTCGATTGGGAATTGGACTCCTGAATCCTGATGTATGAGAGTTGGTTTCCCCTCATTCTCAAAGGTGGAAGTTTGTGCACTAATTTTAAAAGTGACGTGATTAACTATTATGTTATTGATTCCAATCTTATTGATTATGAGGCATACATAAATGCAACACTAGAATGAAATTCATTACTTTtaacagaaaaaatatattgcattTACATTCAGAAGTTACTAATTTCATACTAAATTTGGTTATGACATGTTACTTTGATAATCTTTTATAACTcttgttcttttatttatatatatctttttaaatttttgttaacatGAGGCAGGTATTAAGCTTTTTGATCTAAGAGGAGTGCTAGCAACATTCTCCTAATGCACTCTACTATTGGATGAAATTTATTGGAAACTACAAAATCATGATTGAGAGCTCATTAAATATGGTGTGAAACTTGCTCAATTATGTAATTTCGTATAAATTGCTGCCAATAATGAATAGTGTGTTTAAAATAGAGTGTTAGAGGGTGTGCTCCTAGCATTTCTCTTTATCAAATACTACCTTCGTTCCTATATATAAGACCCCTTTTACTTTATTGTTTGTCCCTTTTTATAAGACCCTCTTCTAATTGTTTGgtgcattaaatatttgtttcctAGAATACCCTTAATTAATTACCCTCTCTCTTATTAGGGTTGGAAAATAGAAGAagcaacattaattaattagatgatAAGCAATTAAGTGGAGAGAGAAATGAAGGGTAATCTTGGAAGAGTAGTAGTCTAAattattgacaaatttaatgtgattaactaCTTTTCTTAAAGGGCGTGAATTAGTTGAAAGAGTCTTATATATAAGGACGGAGGTAGTATTTCTTTCTCCTAAATTTTGGGCTAATCTGATTGTTCtccatttcattaattttaatttcatacagCACTGGCTTGTGGACTCAACTATCTTGCTTATtttgagaaattaattatttttcccaGCTTTCTTAAGGAAGTTTTTTTTGGGGAAAAAGATTATTTTCCCAAGACATGTTCAGTAATCTGTTTTGTATGCATATCATGCAAGATACCTATCTTGACTTTCATAAACTAATCAAAAGGAAACTGGCTGGATCAAATAACCAAGTAAAATTTTCAGTGTTTCTGACTGTTGGTTttagttttttctattttgggTGGAAGATCATGATAGAAGTTGCTGATGCTGTTGCTTGCTTGCAGCTTTCTTTTGCAATATCAATATCTGATGATAGAATATGCTTTTGGGTTTATAATGATCTTCATATGGTAATTTGATGTTCTTTATCTTGGGGATGCAGATGGTGCTGGTGGTAAGGGTACTTGGGGAAAATTGCTTGATACAGATATTGTTTCTCACATAGACCGGCATGATCCAAATTATGACAGTGGCGAGGTAAATTCTATTCCCTGTTTTTGTTGGTAGTTTTTGGCAACATTGATTATGTAACACTAGCtgcttgaaaaataattaaatgcatGTAGTATCAGTGTAGACTGTAgtactttcttttcatttaatttcttgTAAACTGTATTTGTTGCctgctttattttttaattttttttccctgcATCTATTGCAATTGGACTACATAAAAGCACATAACACATACTTGTTTACATACTCTTGCTATTTACAGGAACCCTATCAGCTGGTTGGAACTACTGTCACTGACCCCTTGGATGAATTCAAGAAAGCAGTGGTATCCATCATAGAGGAATATTTCAGTAATGGAGATGTGGAATTGGCTTCATCTGACCTCAAAGAACTTGGCTCATGTGAATACTATCCTTACTTCATTAAGCGCCTTGTGTCCGTGGCAATGGACAGACACGATAAGGAGAAAGAAATGGCTTCTGTTCTGCTTTCAGCACTTTATGCTGATGTCATCAGCCCTGCACAGATTAGGGATGGGTTTTTTATACTTCTTGAATCTGCTGATGATCTTGCTGTGGATATACTGGATGCAGTTGACATCCTTGCATTATTCTTAGCTCGAGCTGTTGTTGATGACATTCTTCCTCCAGCCTTTCTTGCCAGGGCTAAGAAGGCTCTTCCAGAATCTTCCAAGGGAGTTCAGGTAATCCAGACTGCTGAAAAGAGTTATCTCTCAGCTCCACACCATGCAGAACTTGTGGAAAGGCGATGGGGTGGTAGCACTCACATAACCgttgaagaagtgaagaagaagataGCTGATTTACTTAGAGAATATGTGGATAGTGGTGACACATTGGAAGCCTGTAGGTGTATACGTGAGTTGGGGGTTTCATTCTTCCATCATGAGGTTGTTAAGAGGGCTCTGATACTTGCCATGGAGATACGTTCCGCAGAACCTCCAATGTTGAAGCTATTAAAAGAAGCAGCAGAAGAAGGACTGGTTAGTTCCAGCCAAATGGTGAAAGGGTTTTCTCGTTTGGCAGAATCCCTAGATGATCTTGCTCTTGATATTCCATCAGCTAAGGCATTGTTTCAGTCATTTGTCCCCAAGGCAATATCTGAAGGATGGCTTGATGCTTCACTTACCAAACCTGCAACTGAAGATGGGGAAATCCAAGAAGATGAGAAGGTGAGGAAGTACAAAAAGGAATCTGTAACTATAATTCATGAGTATTTTCTTTCTGATGACATTCCTGAACTGATTCAAAGTCTTGAAGATCTTGGAGCACCTGAGTATAACCCAATATTTTTGAAGAAGCTTATCACTCTTGCTATGGACCGAAAGAACAGAGAAAAGGAAATGGCATCTGTACTGCTATCTGCTCTTCATATAGAGATCTTCTCAACAGAGGATATAGTTAATGGTTTTGTCATGCTTCTGGAAAGTGCTGAAGATACAGCACTGGATATATTGGATGCTTCAAATGAGCTGGCTCTGTTCTTAGCTCGGGCTGTTATTGACGATGTATTGGCCCCACTGAATTTGGAAGAAATTGGCTGCAGGTTACCACCAAAATGCAGTGGTAGTGAAACTGTGCGTATGGCTCGGTCACTCATTGCTGCTCGTCATGCTGGTGAGAGGCTATTGAGATGCTGGGGTGGAGGCACTGGATGGGCTGTGGAGGATGCCAAGGACAAGATCATGAAGCTCTTGGAAGAGTATGAAAGTGGCGGGGTTGTGAGTGAAGCTTGCCAATGCATCCGTGACCTGGGAATGCCTTTCTTTAACCATGAAGTAGTGAAGAAAGCTTTGATTATGGCCATGGAGAAAAAGAATGATCGTATGCTAGATCTACTGCAGGAGTGCTTCAGTGAAGGCCTGATCACCATTAATCAGATGACTAAAGGCTTCACCCGAATAAAGGATGGACTTGATGATCTGGCTCTGGACATTCCAAACGCAAAGGAGAAATTTGGCTTCTATGTGGAGCATGCTCAGTCGAATGGCTGGCTTCTACCCTCATTTGATTCACCTGCCACAGATGCCTAATTACCCCCGGCAGCAGCTTTTTGAGGACGTTTGTGTCTTATTGTTTCTCTCATGTGTGTTGTCCTTTAGCTCCCACCGAATGGTGAATATGGATAATGGATAAATCTGGCTTCTAAtgatccttttatttttttgttccttttacTTACTCTTTTTTCCCTGAATCATCTCACCGACAGAGTTTCCTGTTATCTCAGCCATTGTATAAAGTTAAGTTGGTCGCATTCCATTAACAGCTTTTTAGGATGTTGTATTGCACCAAGAGGTATTTCAGAAGGGCATATATTGTATTTTTCAGTATCGACTCGTTTTTCATTTTGTCAAATCTTCGGCTATGGCATCGTGGCTGtttctttgttctttttctaCATTTATAGCTTGTGTGGTTTTGCGTTTGACTAGAAAAATTACGCGTCTGGTTAACGCAACTAGGTAGAAAATGTGTTTGATTGAGCATTTATAGAATGGATTTTGACCGACATGATTGTGGAATTGTTTGAGTAAATAAGAGTTTAAAATAATGTGATTTTTAgataaaagatattaaaaatgtcattttcaCATTTCAatcaaaagttatttttgaaTATGTAATTATCAAAAGAGATTTGTAATGATGCACTCGTATTTGTAAGCAACTCTATCAATGTAGTAATGTTGTTATTAACTCACTATTGAAAACATCAAAAGGATCGGAATCTCTGACGTATGaccaactaaaaaataatagtaatcaCTGTCAGTTTTACAATATCATTGTCGGCCCACTAAGTGAAAGGAGAATTTCTTTGGATTTTGCAATATCACAACACTTTCTGAAACAGTAGATTTCTTTACTTAGACCTTAAACATGGAATGAATTCTAAAGTATTCAACTCTCAAAAAAACTATGGAAGACACCTTAAAACATTCTTAGAAGTTgaactttttctttaaaatagacCAAACCAATGTGCATGattaaacatttcaaatcaTATCAAAGAATTATGAGTCAAGGGACATCAAATTTCTTAGAAATCTGTTTAATTTCCTTAAATCAAATTAGTGTTCTATACCAAAAACACGgagtgatataaaattattttagtttaatcaataattttgaGTTCAAATATTGAATATACAGTTTCTTTAAGCATTTAGAAGGagagttttattatttataataattttatccgacttaaatataaattatataattgttttttgtgAGAAATACTTGTaatcaataaaaatgttaatgttTAGGGTTCATCACGCTCCATCGAGCTCATGCTTGATaagttcaaaattttaaaaagtatagtCAGTAAGTTATAGTTTATGTTTTCTCAACTCTATTTAGTTCAtactcttttaaaatttatattttttattaattgtatatCATTAATAAAGctattttcttaataatattttgtttaatagGACATTATGCTTATGttagcattaattatttttaaatatatattataaaatatatgttaattttaatttttttaatttaatcaaatataaggttaaaattatgatataaacAAATTGAATTGAGTCATGAATTATTGAACCTAAACAAATTATCCTTTTAAGTGTGGCATATGAATCAAACTAAACTGTTCCAATAAGTTTTATTAAAAGCTCAATTTATGGTGATCTCTCTCTCCTTCATTCTTCCATCAATCATCAAGTTAATCTTATATCTTTAATTGTGTTTATACTTTGATatgcttttcttctttttgaaccTGATTAAGAAAACTAAGGCCAAAAAGGCAATTCTAGATGAACATGACTTTATCATGAAGACATGAACTGTTTCCAGAACTGACAAtcataagtattttatttttggaaaaaaaatatattgacatgCACAAATACCCCACTTAACCATTCGAATGCTCTCACGTACAATCGTTACAGTTATTAATATTActgttttgaaagaaaaaaaaaatcatagaattTAATGATGCTTGACTGCATAACAGAAAGAAACTGAGTATGCAAAAACCATGAGCTGGATGTTTACATTTATAACAGCGGCCAACTTGTTTAAGCCATTTTTGAATTTAGAGCATAAATCGATCGACCCACGGATTCTTACATCCTTTCTGTTATTCACAAATTGCAATGAAAGTTGAAAGATTCTTCCCTGACTTATTAGCTTTGGATGGTAAATTACATACACCATTTACTTTAATTTGACtcaacacacacaaaaaaaaaaaaaaacaacaaagaacaTATAGTAATGTTGTAGCACAGGATGATACATTGCCACATTTTTCATTCAGAAAGATACAAATTCCACGTTGGTAGAGTCTAGTCCAATGCGCATACACCCAATTATTTATGAACAAAAACCCTTTGGATGAGAGcaaaaacattttcatttttcttttactatatcACTCATCGTTATCCTCTTAACGCATTTCTCCAAATTGGGGCTTAAGCTATAACAAACGCTCGTTTTGGTCCAAAGATGTACAATGGGCATTAACAACCACTTATGATATGGTTACACCAACGAATGTATGCAAGATGCACGGTCATAAGAAAAAAACGTTCATTTAACACTTAGGAGAGAgaggaaataataaatataataaaaataaattaattaaaattagtataagaatttaatttacatATGCTGTAGGATAAAATTCTAGCTATTGCCTATGCAAAAAATTTACACTAGAAAATATAAATGCATATAAATTACACTCTTTTGGACTTATTATTACAAGAGTTTAATAGACATGTTATCAATGTAGAAgttttatattgataattaatcaaaattatttttatacaatttttaaaataagtattataaatgtcaacaaatttattatataacattttatgattgaataccaatatttttttttgaaaaactatcatataaagtaatttattaagttttataatgattatctttttttaaaaaaaaattataataattatcttaaaagtcatataaaaataatttttcagtaattgagtataaaaatttaatttttataccttTACAATAgtttaattattctaaaaacCATATAagagctttttttttatatatcacaAGTATCCTTATATTATTGTAAGAGTTTAATTATTCTATAATTTCATCTTACTTAATCCACgtgtttaataataaattatctaaaaattattagtataaatttttttacaatgtcAACTAATTacaatatatgatatatatgatttttaatgtaattagttttttttgtgaACTATTGTAATTAGATTTAATGCATCATTAGATTCTTGaactatttgaatttttttaattatgttcgtaaactaaaaaagttataattaagCCTTGATCTTTTATAACTTTTGTAATTGGGTTCCTGGAATTAGTAAAACCGTCacgatttattttttctttcaagccTCTAAAAACTTAGTCCAAagacttaattataaaaatcatagaaaatcaaagactcaaatatatatatttttaatttaagatctaattaaaaatttcccCAAAAAATTCAAGGAGCGGCAGATATATTAAATCTTCTTTTAGTGAATGAAAAGTACAgcaataaaatactaaaatagaaGGCAAAATAATATACTTTCTAGAACACTACACAGCacatcaacaacaacacaaaGTAGCAcactttattttccctttttatgttcacACTCACACACACTGGTTCTGGTTTCTGATTCCCCTCGTATAAAAACGCAACctttttttctccccctttctatTCTCTCTGCTCTCTCCGTGCGTGTCTTTTATCttgaacaaaaaaatcaccTTTCCCTTATTAGGGTTTTGAAATGTGGAGGGAGAATGGAAGGCTCTGAATCCGATTCTGTGTCACTTTCCATTTCCAATGGCGAAGAGCCCCAATTGGGGCGACCTTCTTCCCCCGCCGCTCCTCCTGAGCCGTCAGATCTCAATCATGCGGCGGAGGAAGAGACACTCTCCGGGGAGCTTCAGAGCAAGTTGGATTTGAAGGATGTGGATGAAAGTGAGGAGAAAGTTTCGGACTTTAACGATGGTGGAGGAGTTTGTGATGAAGAAACTGGTAAGGGTGATGGAGATAGTAAGGGTTGGGAGACCAATAGTTGGAATGAGGAAGTGggtgttgatgttgatgttgatggtgatggtgatggtgatggtgatgatgatgttgatggTGATGTTGATGGTGATGATGAAGTGGAGAAGAAGGAAGGGAGAAACAGTGGTGGAACTCACCACTACCCTTTGAGGCCTGAAGCTGAGGATTGTGCATTTTATATGAAAACTGGGAATTGCAAGTTTGGGTTTAATTGCAAGTTCAATCACCCCATTAAGAGGAAAAGTCAGGTATTTCTTTTGCCTTTTTTAGATGCTATGTTTGTTAGTGATGCATAGGTTTAGATATATGGTCGGTTGGATTGATTTATCTTAGTGATCCACGTACGGGCTTTGGTTTTGATATTGCATTGTTGAGAGTTAAGCTTTAGAATGATTGACTTGTGTAAAAGGTTGTCTTTTGGTCTGATATTTCCTTTGTGTATGGTGACATTGTATTATTAGTGGAATTGCTGGATTGAGAAGAAGGGTATTTTTGCCTTTGCTGAAGTTATACTTTTGATTGGAGGGACTGGTAATTGGTAATAACTGTTACATCATGGCTGGTACTTGATattgaattgtaattttttggAGGAATTGCTATCTTTGGTAATGTGCTTATCTGCTTTTATATTGTGTCTGTTTTGGTCGGTCTTTTGGCTCTACAGCATTGCCAAATGACTTATTAAGACTTCAAAATTTGCCTATTTTTGTGAGGTCTCTTGTATTACTTCTTCAGACTTAATAAGGTGTGTGGTGATTGAGTATATCAATGAGGTTCTCTTGACCATTTTATGACTGGAATTATATTATACAATGTTCACTTCTTAAAACGTTTTTCTTGGTCTTTGTGTTTTTACGATGAACTAAGGCTGTTAAAGAGAAGgcaggagaaagagaagaaaccaCAGAAAGATCAGGCATGACAGAATGCAAGGTTATTGTCAGAATTATTCttctaaacaaattattttgtaaattttaagttCCATGTTATTTCAGCATATTATCACGTTGGCATTAGTGTTCATGttataatcattaaaatataactaagtTCCTCAAGCTATGTGATTTGCCATGGAAGATTGTGTGTAAACCTCTGTAAGGTTAATTCAAGGTGGTTCAacataacatataattttatatttttcatttccttCCGTAACAGTGAGATCATAGATCATTTATATGCTTTATGTTCAATTTTGGGTGATGTCATATTCTGTCTTTTCTAGACTCATGGAGTGTGGGTTTGGCAAAGTAATATAAATTCAATGTATTCTATATTGGAACTTCTTGATCCATAATAGTTGCCTGTGGCTGAGAATTAATATATGTCTCTTTTGATTACTCTTGTTTGCATTATGTGTTGATCTATGCTATCTACATAGTGTACATTAGATATGGACAGCGGAAAAGCAGTGAAATTTCTGTCATGGTGGTTTGGTTTTATCATGGCAAATTTGTTGGCTGAGTTCTTTCTGTTTTGCTATATCATGCTTCCCTAGCAAGgataatgatgacaatgatatgaattattataaaatgaatggatgaaaaaaattataagtaaatGCTTTTGAACTACACTATAAATTGTTAGGTTGAAAAATTATTGGACCTCCAAAACAACTTATGGGGAAAGCAAGTTTGTATGATTTTTTCTCTTGCCCAAACCATGTAATCAGCATATGTCACTATTCATAACACTTTTTCCTGATGTTATGGCAGTATTATCAAAGGTCTGGGGGTTGTAAATTTGGTAAATCTTGTAAATATAACCACACAAGAGGAAAAATTTCAACAGCACCAGCACCACTTTTGGAACTTAACTTTCTTGGCCTGCCTATTCGTCCGGTAAGACCTTAGTTACTtacctctctttctctctctctctctctctatatatatatatatatgtatatatatatatatatataatttcttccTCTTTCTGCAGTCTTCTAAAATAGTTGTTTCCAAGTTATTTAATAAGGTCATTTTTCATGATAGGGGGAAAGAGAGTGCCCCTATTACATGCGCACTGGCTCTTGCAAGTTTGGAGCAAACTGCAAGTTCAACCATCCTGATCCTACAGCTgttggaggaggaggaggtaaTCCTCCTTCAGGGTATGGTAATGGAGGGTCTATTTCATTACAAGGTGTATCACAAACATCTGTACCCTCCTGGTCTTCTCCAAGAACATTAAATGAAGCATCTCCTTTTGTGCCAATGATGCTTTCACCTACTCAAGGAGTTTCTACCCAAAGTTCTGATTGGAATGGATATCAGGTAAACAGAGTCAATGCCAATAACCATATATGGCAAGgaacaatttattatataattagtaCAAGATAACATTTAGTCTTCCAGTTTTCTATCATGCAACGTTAATGCTCTcttcacctagtgggataaggctttgttgttgttgtaatgtTAATGCTCTCTGTTGCTGCACATACATTGGCAATGCCATGtcctcattttttctttttgcaactGCATATTGTCCTGCCATtgctttccatttttttaaatgactttCTAGATTGTGAGATAATTTCATTATGTCACCTGTTGACTATTCCAGACTTGTCATTAGTCCTATGTGTTTTGCTACAGGTACATTGGAACTGTAGCAAAATGAGTATTAGAATATTTGAGGTTTGAGTGTTATATGCCCAAATCAATTacttaaaagtaaaaagaaaaaagttcttAGGAATTATGAGTCTCAATTTTGTTTATCTGGTGTGTGATCCATTTTGTTGAACTAGCAGGCATTTTAAAGAATCATGCAGATTAAGCAATGCACATTTGGCTTTATGCCGGGGAGTGAATTTAAAATTGCACCTTTTACGGATCCCTAAAAGTAAATATATGATGTGTGGTATATAATGTTGTGAATTTGTGATCATTCTGAAGCTCCCTTACCTTCCTCCCtagtatttgttatttttttttctctgcctTGATTTTTATGGGGCAGTATTTGACTCATTGGTATGTGATGCAAGACACCAAGTGGTTTTTTCTTGTTCCTTTACTTGAGTTAACTATTCTTCCAGTTGAACTCTTGTAAATGATTATTTTCCCATCAAATTGTGACCCATCTGTGGTTTTTAAAGGCATCTGTCTACTTACCTGAGAGGAGCATTCATCCACCTTCTACATTTGTCATGAACAACCCAGCAATTGATACAAATGTTTACATGCACCATCAAAAGCAGATGCCTGTTGATGAGTTTCCAGAAAGGCCTGGTGAACCTGAATGCAGCTTCTTCTTAAAAACTGGGGATTGCAAGTTCAAATCTAATTGTAAATTTCACCATCCCAAGAATCGGGTTACAAGATTACCTCCATGCAACCTCAGTGACAAGGGTCTACCTTTGAGACCTGTAAGACTTTATTATTCTTAACAGcttgaaatttattttcttttgtttaacttAACATGGCATTGAAACCTAGAGATGATTGAGTTTCTGATTTTGGAAAGATATTTCCTTTAGTTTGCTTAGCCATATGGGACTACAAGCTTGATTAGCTAGTttctcttatttaatattttatttgtcatgAAATCCAGGACCAAAGTGTCTGCTCACATTACAGTCGCTATGGAATTTGCAAATTTGGACCAGCTTGTAAGTTTGACCACCCGATAAACTTGCAGCCCGTGATGATTCCTGGACTTGAGCAACAATCCTACTCAAACTCAGCTAGTGCTGGGGTGGCTGGGATAGGTGGAAGTACAGGCGTAACTGATGCGACAATTCAGCAATCTGTGTAAACATGTTTGTCTGAGGATCTTCTTGCTTTGAGGATGCATATCACCCCAAATTGTTTTCTTCTTaaacatgataaatttattttacttttcctAGCCCTGTCCAATGCAGCACAAGCTTTGCAAGGAATAGCtgacatataatatatatcaaacagtttttatgtatttattacaAGTAACATCTGCATCTGTAGATTATCTCTTGTTTATGGTTTGTTTTCTGTCAGTTGGATCAGTGTTGGATAATAATTAGACTGTTTTGAAATGGTTGTCAATGTggatatttttgttttacagtTGCCAACGGGGTTATGAGCCTTGGTATGTCAGAATTGGCAACTGGTCAATACATCTGATgggtaaaaataaattgataaatcaataaaatggagataagttttttttttttgcaaaaagaattacCTTACATTtgctaacaaaatttataaagcCATTATTCTTTTTTCCCACGTGTCTTATGAAGACAGTCTCGGGGACGTATTCATGAGTGAGTTATCATGTTTGACTTATGGccttgaattttatatttttatcatgtttGATTTGGAGTGCATGAAGAAACTGGTGATACCAgcaaagattttatttttttttccaaatactcattttcaaacataaaataaggTTCTCAAACTCTAGTGTGTAAAAGCTAAGCGATCATAGTTGGCTTATAAAAAAAGTCCTACATTGATAAATCGGTGCTAATAGATAATACACTAATAAATCCTAACTCCTTAAAATGGATAAACACTTTCTATAGTattgtttgattaaaaaaagaaaaatcgaaGCCATGAAAGTGCCCACATCCACATCCTACAAGTATCCTTTATCATATTCATACTCAACTttgtttgaggaaaatgtcTGACATTAAATTCAAAATCCCCTTACAATGAGAATTCGAACATTGACTTATCATATTATAAGCAACGTAGTGGTTTCTTTTGCTAGATTCAATTCCTGTTAGT belongs to Glycine soja cultivar W05 chromosome 5, ASM419377v2, whole genome shotgun sequence and includes:
- the LOC114412025 gene encoding programmed cell death protein 4-like isoform X2, encoding MYESWFPLILKDGAGGKGTWGKLLDTDIVSHIDRHDPNYDSGEEPYQLVGTTVTDPLDEFKKAVVSIIEEYFSNGDVELASSDLKELGSCEYYPYFIKRLVSVAMDRHDKEKEMASVLLSALYADVISPAQIRDGFFILLESADDLAVDILDAVDILALFLARAVVDDILPPAFLARAKKALPESSKGVQVIQTAEKSYLSAPHHAELVERRWGGSTHITVEEVKKKIADLLREYVDSGDTLEACRCIRELGVSFFHHEVVKRALILAMEIRSAEPPMLKLLKEAAEEGLVSSSQMVKGFSRLAESLDDLALDIPSAKALFQSFVPKAISEGWLDASLTKPATEDGEIQEDEKVRKYKKESVTIIHEYFLSDDIPELIQSLEDLGAPEYNPIFLKKLITLAMDRKNREKEMASVLLSALHIEIFSTEDIVNGFVMLLESAEDTALDILDASNELALFLARAVIDDVLAPLNLEEIGCRLPPKCSGSETVRMARSLIAARHAGERLLRCWGGGTGWAVEDAKDKIMKLLEEYESGGVVSEACQCIRDLGMPFFNHEVVKKALIMAMEKKNDRMLDLLQECFSEGLITINQMTKGFTRIKDGLDDLALDIPNAKEKFGFYVEHAQSNGWLLPSFDSPATDA
- the LOC114412025 gene encoding uncharacterized protein LOC114412025 isoform X1, giving the protein MASSEGFLTDGQRELLKIASQNAENLSSSPKSQSSLLSDHHVKAPAGGKAQTAGIAVRHVRRSHSGKYGKVKKDGAGGKGTWGKLLDTDIVSHIDRHDPNYDSGEEPYQLVGTTVTDPLDEFKKAVVSIIEEYFSNGDVELASSDLKELGSCEYYPYFIKRLVSVAMDRHDKEKEMASVLLSALYADVISPAQIRDGFFILLESADDLAVDILDAVDILALFLARAVVDDILPPAFLARAKKALPESSKGVQVIQTAEKSYLSAPHHAELVERRWGGSTHITVEEVKKKIADLLREYVDSGDTLEACRCIRELGVSFFHHEVVKRALILAMEIRSAEPPMLKLLKEAAEEGLVSSSQMVKGFSRLAESLDDLALDIPSAKALFQSFVPKAISEGWLDASLTKPATEDGEIQEDEKVRKYKKESVTIIHEYFLSDDIPELIQSLEDLGAPEYNPIFLKKLITLAMDRKNREKEMASVLLSALHIEIFSTEDIVNGFVMLLESAEDTALDILDASNELALFLARAVIDDVLAPLNLEEIGCRLPPKCSGSETVRMARSLIAARHAGERLLRCWGGGTGWAVEDAKDKIMKLLEEYESGGVVSEACQCIRDLGMPFFNHEVVKKALIMAMEKKNDRMLDLLQECFSEGLITINQMTKGFTRIKDGLDDLALDIPNAKEKFGFYVEHAQSNGWLLPSFDSPATDA
- the LOC114412026 gene encoding zinc finger CCCH domain-containing protein 43-like isoform X1 → MEGSESDSVSLSISNGEEPQLGRPSSPAAPPEPSDLNHAAEEETLSGELQSKLDLKDVDESEEKVSDFNDGGGVCDEETGKGDGDSKGWETNSWNEEVGVDVDVDGDGDGDGDDDVDGDVDGDDEVEKKEGRNSGGTHHYPLRPEAEDCAFYMKTGNCKFGFNCKFNHPIKRKSQAVKEKAGEREETTERSGMTECKYYQRSGGCKFGKSCKYNHTRGKISTAPAPLLELNFLGLPIRPGERECPYYMRTGSCKFGANCKFNHPDPTAVGGGGGNPPSGYGNGGSISLQGVSQTSVPSWSSPRTLNEASPFVPMMLSPTQGVSTQSSDWNGYQASVYLPERSIHPPSTFVMNNPAIDTNVYMHHQKQMPVDEFPERPGEPECSFFLKTGDCKFKSNCKFHHPKNRVTRLPPCNLSDKGLPLRPDQSVCSHYSRYGICKFGPACKFDHPINLQPVMIPGLEQQSYSNSASAGVAGIGGSTGVTDATIQQSV
- the LOC114412026 gene encoding zinc finger CCCH domain-containing protein 43-like isoform X2; the encoded protein is MEGSESDSVSLSISNGEEPQLGRPSSPAAPPEPSDLNHAAEEETLSGELQSKLDLKDVDESEEKVSDFNDGGGVCDEETGKGDGDSKGWETNSWNEEVGVDVDVDGDGDGDGDDDVDGDVDGDDEVEKKEGRNSGGTHHYPLRPEAEDCAFYMKTGNCKFGFNCKFNHPIKRKSQYYQRSGGCKFGKSCKYNHTRGKISTAPAPLLELNFLGLPIRPGERECPYYMRTGSCKFGANCKFNHPDPTAVGGGGGNPPSGYGNGGSISLQGVSQTSVPSWSSPRTLNEASPFVPMMLSPTQGVSTQSSDWNGYQASVYLPERSIHPPSTFVMNNPAIDTNVYMHHQKQMPVDEFPERPGEPECSFFLKTGDCKFKSNCKFHHPKNRVTRLPPCNLSDKGLPLRPDQSVCSHYSRYGICKFGPACKFDHPINLQPVMIPGLEQQSYSNSASAGVAGIGGSTGVTDATIQQSV